Proteins from a single region of Melanotaenia boesemani isolate fMelBoe1 chromosome 3, fMelBoe1.pri, whole genome shotgun sequence:
- the slc45a1 gene encoding proton-associated sugar transporter A isoform X4: MTSRPVYSGLRGMSSPGMGTPSDPLLASPGGRSSTAQEGIWRSSLPKTASFPTSTTRHLSHRANNFQRQPKRRKLIRPSPPPPPNTPCPLDQLDLSELPPRRTFQELLFNGCILFGIEFSYAMETAYVTPVLLQMGLPDQFYSLVWFISPILGFLVQPLIGAWSDRCTSRFGRRRPFIFALAVGALVGLTLVLNGRDIGGALADTASNHKWGIVLTVCGVVLMDFSADSADNPSHAYMMDVCSPEDQDRGLNIHALLAGLGGGFGYIVGGINWDQTQFGRSMGGQLRVIYLFTSITLVIATALTLMSIPERPLPKSQTNKASSKNHLKSPSLPLPPSPPIPPGAALGLDEEDEEGLYSYNFSKSHPGNPDLLAHSCSANARLCAGLTSPISPLSPLTPKYGSFISRDSSLTGINEFASSLGTSYIDSVLIDCYTGPQTPQALAPSATSIPLPPGDSPPPDKSTQAARNHPEGQTQADVGSHPAGNAQDAEGSELEGDAQSQGVPQVTAGAQPGAGLHRGSNAGILKRPQSLALMEEPMATQIIGLENGRRRTVTFSQQVANILLNGVRYESDLSENVETAESQMSMKLLCIAIYRMPPSLRSLCTNHFLGWLSFEGMLLFYTDFMGEVVFEGDPKAPHDSEAYQRYNAGVSMGCWGMCIYAFSAAFYSAILEKLEERFSLRTLYFFAYLAFGLGTGLATLSTNLYVVLSLCVTYGVLFSSLCTLPYSLLCEYYQCPQFCGSSEEGTRRGMGVDISLLSCQYFLAQILVSVAMGPLTSLVGGAQGVMYFASLMSFVGCLYSSLCVVYQLPPPEGRGEVETGV; this comes from the exons ATGACCAGCCGCCCCG TGTACTCTGGCTTGAGAGGGATGTCGTCTCCAGGCATGGGCACCCCCAGTGACCCCCTCTTGGCCAGTCCAGGAGGGAGGTCATCCACAGCTCAAGAGGGTATTTGGAGGAGCTCTCTACCCAAAACTGCCAGCTTCCCAACATCCACCACACGGCATCTCAGTCACAGAGCTAACAACTTCCAAAGACAGCCAAAGCGTAGGAAGCTGATACGACCTtcaccccctcccccacccaACACACCCTGCCCCCTTGACCAGCTGGACCTCAGTGAGCTTCCCCCGAGACGTACCTTCCAAGAGCTGCTCTTCAACGGCTGCATCCTGTTTGGTATTGAATTTAGCTATGCCATGGAAACGGCTTATGTGACTCCTGTGCTCTTACAGATGGGGCTGCCTGATCAATTCTACAGCTTGGTGTGGTTTATTAGTCCCATTCTCG GATTCCTCGTTCAGCCTCTCATAGGAGCATGGAGTGATCGTTGTACATCCCGGTTTGGGCGAAGGAGaccttttatttttgctttagcTGTAG GAGCTTTGGTTGGTCTCACCCTGGTGCTAAATGGACGGGACATTGGGGGTGCCTTGGCTGACACAGCATCAAATCACAAGTGGGGAATTGTCCTGACAGTGTGTGGTGTGGTTCTGATGGACTTCAGTGCCGACTCAGCCGACAACCCAAGCCACGCTTACATGATGGATGTTTGCAGCCCAGAGGACCAGGACCGGGGTCTGAACATTCATGCATTACTAGCAG GACTAGGAGGAGGATTTGGTTATATTGTAGGTGGCATCAACTGGGACCAGACACAGTTTGGAAGGTCAATGGGGGGTCAGCTGCGGGTCATATACTTGTTTACGAGTATCACTTTGGTGATCGCAACAGCCTTGACTCTGATGAGTATCCCTGAGAGGCCCTTACCAAAGAGCCAAACAAACAAAGCCTCCAGTAAAAACCATCTGAAAAGCCCCAgtctccctcttcctccctctcctcctatCCCCCCTGGTGCGGCTCTAGGACTGGATGAGGAAGACGAAGAAGGCCTTTACAGCTACAATTTTTCAAAGTCCCACCCAGGTAATCCTGACCTTTTGGCCCATTCTTGCAGTGCTAATGCACGTCTATGTGCTGGCCTCACTAGCCCCATATCGCCCCTAAGCCCCCTCACTCCAAAATATGGCAGCTTTATAAGCAGGGACAGCTCGCTCACTGGCATCAATGAGTTTGCGTCCTCATTAGGAACCTCCTACATAGACAGTGTGCTCATAGACTGCTACACAGGTCCGCAGACTCCACAGGCCCTGGCCCCAAGTGCCACCAGCATACCCCTGCCTCCAGGGGATTCACCTCCTCCTGACAAGTCCACACAGGCAGCAAGGAACCATCCTGAAGGACAGACCCAGGCTGATGTGGGGTCTCATCCAGCTGGGAATGCTCAGGATGCAGAAGGGTCTGAGCTTGAAGGAGATGCACAATCTCAAGGGGTACCTCAGGTAACAGCTGGGGCTCAGCCTGGTGCAGGGTTGCATCGAGGCTCTAATGCTGGCATCCTGAAACGACCTCAGAGTCTTGCACTGATGGAGGAGCCCATGGCAACCCAGATTATTGGGCTGGAGAATGGACGCAGGAGAACTGTGACTTTTAGCCAGCAG GTTGCAAACATTTTGCTGAATGGAGTGCGCTATGAGAGCGATCTAAGTGAGAATGTGGAGACAGCAGAATCCCAAATGTCAATGAAGCTGCTGTGTATAGCCATCTACAGGATGCCTCCTTCTCTGCGGAGTTTATGCACTAATCATTTTTTAG GCTGGTTGTCATTTGAAGGCATGCTTCTCTTTTATACTGACTTCATGGGAGAGGTTGTATTTGAAGGAGACCCCAAAGCACCCCATGACTCTGAGGCATACCAACGCTACAATGCTGGGGTCAGCATGGGCTGCTGGGGCATGTGCATCTATGCATTCAGTGCTGCTTTCTACTCAG CCATATTGGAGAAACTAGAGGAGCGTTTCTCTCTTCGCACTCTATATTTTTTTGCCTACTTGGCATTTGGTTTGGGCACAGGCCTCGCAACATTATCCACCAACCTCTACGTGGTACTTTCTCTCTGTGTCACCTACGGGGTGCTCTTCTCCTCATTATGTACACTGCCTTACTCTCTGCTGTGTGAATACTACCAGTGCCCTCAG TTTTGTGGGTCGTCAGAGGAGGGGACCAGACGAGGGATGGGGGTGGACATCTCTCTGCTCAGCTGCCAGTACTTCCTGGCTCAGATCCTGGTCTCTGTGGCGATGGGTCCTCTGACCTCACTGGTGGGTGGGGCTCAGGGAGTGATGTATTTTGCAAGCCTGATGTCATTCGTGGGCTGCCTGTACTCCTCTCTCTGCGTGGTGTACCAGCTGCCCCCCCCTGAGG GAAGAGGAGAAGTTGAAACTGGGGTGTGA
- the slc45a1 gene encoding proton-associated sugar transporter A isoform X2 gives MSSPGMGTPSDPLLASPGGRSSTAQEGIWRSSLPKTASFPTSTTRHLSHRANNFQRQPKRRKLIRPSPPPPPNTPCPLDQLDLSELPPRRTFQELLFNGCILFGIEFSYAMETAYVTPVLLQMGLPDQFYSLVWFISPILGFLVQPLIGAWSDRCTSRFGRRRPFIFALAVGALVGLTLVLNGRDIGGALADTASNHKWGIVLTVCGVVLMDFSADSADNPSHAYMMDVCSPEDQDRGLNIHALLAGLGGGFGYIVGGINWDQTQFGRSMGGQLRVIYLFTSITLVIATALTLMSIPERPLPKSQTNKASSKNHLKSPSLPLPPSPPIPPGAALGLDEEDEEGLYSYNFSKSHPGNPDLLAHSCSANARLCAGLTSPISPLSPLTPKYGSFISRDSSLTGINEFASSLGTSYIDSVLIDCYTGPQTPQALAPSATSIPLPPGDSPPPDKSTQAARNHPEGQTQADVGSHPAGNAQDAEGSELEGDAQSQGVPQVTAGAQPGAGLHRGSNAGILKRPQSLALMEEPMATQIIGLENGRRRTVTFSQQVANILLNGVRYESDLSENVETAESQMSMKLLCIAIYRMPPSLRSLCTNHFLGWLSFEGMLLFYTDFMGEVVFEGDPKAPHDSEAYQRYNAGVSMGCWGMCIYAFSAAFYSAILEKLEERFSLRTLYFFAYLAFGLGTGLATLSTNLYVVLSLCVTYGVLFSSLCTLPYSLLCEYYQCPQFCGSSEEGTRRGMGVDISLLSCQYFLAQILVSVAMGPLTSLEEEKLKLGCESAYSRKPIKTEELQSEDSCELWVTLKMDNIKKTGGGGGGVKTVGYSQSQQQVLLDNIRAHA, from the exons ATGTCGTCTCCAGGCATGGGCACCCCCAGTGACCCCCTCTTGGCCAGTCCAGGAGGGAGGTCATCCACAGCTCAAGAGGGTATTTGGAGGAGCTCTCTACCCAAAACTGCCAGCTTCCCAACATCCACCACACGGCATCTCAGTCACAGAGCTAACAACTTCCAAAGACAGCCAAAGCGTAGGAAGCTGATACGACCTtcaccccctcccccacccaACACACCCTGCCCCCTTGACCAGCTGGACCTCAGTGAGCTTCCCCCGAGACGTACCTTCCAAGAGCTGCTCTTCAACGGCTGCATCCTGTTTGGTATTGAATTTAGCTATGCCATGGAAACGGCTTATGTGACTCCTGTGCTCTTACAGATGGGGCTGCCTGATCAATTCTACAGCTTGGTGTGGTTTATTAGTCCCATTCTCG GATTCCTCGTTCAGCCTCTCATAGGAGCATGGAGTGATCGTTGTACATCCCGGTTTGGGCGAAGGAGaccttttatttttgctttagcTGTAG GAGCTTTGGTTGGTCTCACCCTGGTGCTAAATGGACGGGACATTGGGGGTGCCTTGGCTGACACAGCATCAAATCACAAGTGGGGAATTGTCCTGACAGTGTGTGGTGTGGTTCTGATGGACTTCAGTGCCGACTCAGCCGACAACCCAAGCCACGCTTACATGATGGATGTTTGCAGCCCAGAGGACCAGGACCGGGGTCTGAACATTCATGCATTACTAGCAG GACTAGGAGGAGGATTTGGTTATATTGTAGGTGGCATCAACTGGGACCAGACACAGTTTGGAAGGTCAATGGGGGGTCAGCTGCGGGTCATATACTTGTTTACGAGTATCACTTTGGTGATCGCAACAGCCTTGACTCTGATGAGTATCCCTGAGAGGCCCTTACCAAAGAGCCAAACAAACAAAGCCTCCAGTAAAAACCATCTGAAAAGCCCCAgtctccctcttcctccctctcctcctatCCCCCCTGGTGCGGCTCTAGGACTGGATGAGGAAGACGAAGAAGGCCTTTACAGCTACAATTTTTCAAAGTCCCACCCAGGTAATCCTGACCTTTTGGCCCATTCTTGCAGTGCTAATGCACGTCTATGTGCTGGCCTCACTAGCCCCATATCGCCCCTAAGCCCCCTCACTCCAAAATATGGCAGCTTTATAAGCAGGGACAGCTCGCTCACTGGCATCAATGAGTTTGCGTCCTCATTAGGAACCTCCTACATAGACAGTGTGCTCATAGACTGCTACACAGGTCCGCAGACTCCACAGGCCCTGGCCCCAAGTGCCACCAGCATACCCCTGCCTCCAGGGGATTCACCTCCTCCTGACAAGTCCACACAGGCAGCAAGGAACCATCCTGAAGGACAGACCCAGGCTGATGTGGGGTCTCATCCAGCTGGGAATGCTCAGGATGCAGAAGGGTCTGAGCTTGAAGGAGATGCACAATCTCAAGGGGTACCTCAGGTAACAGCTGGGGCTCAGCCTGGTGCAGGGTTGCATCGAGGCTCTAATGCTGGCATCCTGAAACGACCTCAGAGTCTTGCACTGATGGAGGAGCCCATGGCAACCCAGATTATTGGGCTGGAGAATGGACGCAGGAGAACTGTGACTTTTAGCCAGCAG GTTGCAAACATTTTGCTGAATGGAGTGCGCTATGAGAGCGATCTAAGTGAGAATGTGGAGACAGCAGAATCCCAAATGTCAATGAAGCTGCTGTGTATAGCCATCTACAGGATGCCTCCTTCTCTGCGGAGTTTATGCACTAATCATTTTTTAG GCTGGTTGTCATTTGAAGGCATGCTTCTCTTTTATACTGACTTCATGGGAGAGGTTGTATTTGAAGGAGACCCCAAAGCACCCCATGACTCTGAGGCATACCAACGCTACAATGCTGGGGTCAGCATGGGCTGCTGGGGCATGTGCATCTATGCATTCAGTGCTGCTTTCTACTCAG CCATATTGGAGAAACTAGAGGAGCGTTTCTCTCTTCGCACTCTATATTTTTTTGCCTACTTGGCATTTGGTTTGGGCACAGGCCTCGCAACATTATCCACCAACCTCTACGTGGTACTTTCTCTCTGTGTCACCTACGGGGTGCTCTTCTCCTCATTATGTACACTGCCTTACTCTCTGCTGTGTGAATACTACCAGTGCCCTCAG TTTTGTGGGTCGTCAGAGGAGGGGACCAGACGAGGGATGGGGGTGGACATCTCTCTGCTCAGCTGCCAGTACTTCCTGGCTCAGATCCTGGTCTCTGTGGCGATGGGTCCTCTGACCTCACTG GAAGAGGAGAAGTTGAAACTGGGGTGTGAATCAGCATACAGTCGGAAACCGATCAAAACAGAAGAGCTGCAATCAGAAGACTCATGTGAACTGTGGGTAACCCTGAAGATGGACAACATTAAAaagacggggggggggggggggggggtaaagaCTGTGGGGTATTCACAGAGCCAGCAGCAAGTGCTTCTTGACAACATTAGGGCGCATGCTTAA
- the slc45a1 gene encoding proton-associated sugar transporter A isoform X1, with amino-acid sequence MTSRPVYSGLRGMSSPGMGTPSDPLLASPGGRSSTAQEGIWRSSLPKTASFPTSTTRHLSHRANNFQRQPKRRKLIRPSPPPPPNTPCPLDQLDLSELPPRRTFQELLFNGCILFGIEFSYAMETAYVTPVLLQMGLPDQFYSLVWFISPILGFLVQPLIGAWSDRCTSRFGRRRPFIFALAVGALVGLTLVLNGRDIGGALADTASNHKWGIVLTVCGVVLMDFSADSADNPSHAYMMDVCSPEDQDRGLNIHALLAGLGGGFGYIVGGINWDQTQFGRSMGGQLRVIYLFTSITLVIATALTLMSIPERPLPKSQTNKASSKNHLKSPSLPLPPSPPIPPGAALGLDEEDEEGLYSYNFSKSHPGNPDLLAHSCSANARLCAGLTSPISPLSPLTPKYGSFISRDSSLTGINEFASSLGTSYIDSVLIDCYTGPQTPQALAPSATSIPLPPGDSPPPDKSTQAARNHPEGQTQADVGSHPAGNAQDAEGSELEGDAQSQGVPQVTAGAQPGAGLHRGSNAGILKRPQSLALMEEPMATQIIGLENGRRRTVTFSQQVANILLNGVRYESDLSENVETAESQMSMKLLCIAIYRMPPSLRSLCTNHFLGWLSFEGMLLFYTDFMGEVVFEGDPKAPHDSEAYQRYNAGVSMGCWGMCIYAFSAAFYSAILEKLEERFSLRTLYFFAYLAFGLGTGLATLSTNLYVVLSLCVTYGVLFSSLCTLPYSLLCEYYQCPQFCGSSEEGTRRGMGVDISLLSCQYFLAQILVSVAMGPLTSLEEEKLKLGCESAYSRKPIKTEELQSEDSCELWVTLKMDNIKKTGGGGGGVKTVGYSQSQQQVLLDNIRAHA; translated from the exons ATGACCAGCCGCCCCG TGTACTCTGGCTTGAGAGGGATGTCGTCTCCAGGCATGGGCACCCCCAGTGACCCCCTCTTGGCCAGTCCAGGAGGGAGGTCATCCACAGCTCAAGAGGGTATTTGGAGGAGCTCTCTACCCAAAACTGCCAGCTTCCCAACATCCACCACACGGCATCTCAGTCACAGAGCTAACAACTTCCAAAGACAGCCAAAGCGTAGGAAGCTGATACGACCTtcaccccctcccccacccaACACACCCTGCCCCCTTGACCAGCTGGACCTCAGTGAGCTTCCCCCGAGACGTACCTTCCAAGAGCTGCTCTTCAACGGCTGCATCCTGTTTGGTATTGAATTTAGCTATGCCATGGAAACGGCTTATGTGACTCCTGTGCTCTTACAGATGGGGCTGCCTGATCAATTCTACAGCTTGGTGTGGTTTATTAGTCCCATTCTCG GATTCCTCGTTCAGCCTCTCATAGGAGCATGGAGTGATCGTTGTACATCCCGGTTTGGGCGAAGGAGaccttttatttttgctttagcTGTAG GAGCTTTGGTTGGTCTCACCCTGGTGCTAAATGGACGGGACATTGGGGGTGCCTTGGCTGACACAGCATCAAATCACAAGTGGGGAATTGTCCTGACAGTGTGTGGTGTGGTTCTGATGGACTTCAGTGCCGACTCAGCCGACAACCCAAGCCACGCTTACATGATGGATGTTTGCAGCCCAGAGGACCAGGACCGGGGTCTGAACATTCATGCATTACTAGCAG GACTAGGAGGAGGATTTGGTTATATTGTAGGTGGCATCAACTGGGACCAGACACAGTTTGGAAGGTCAATGGGGGGTCAGCTGCGGGTCATATACTTGTTTACGAGTATCACTTTGGTGATCGCAACAGCCTTGACTCTGATGAGTATCCCTGAGAGGCCCTTACCAAAGAGCCAAACAAACAAAGCCTCCAGTAAAAACCATCTGAAAAGCCCCAgtctccctcttcctccctctcctcctatCCCCCCTGGTGCGGCTCTAGGACTGGATGAGGAAGACGAAGAAGGCCTTTACAGCTACAATTTTTCAAAGTCCCACCCAGGTAATCCTGACCTTTTGGCCCATTCTTGCAGTGCTAATGCACGTCTATGTGCTGGCCTCACTAGCCCCATATCGCCCCTAAGCCCCCTCACTCCAAAATATGGCAGCTTTATAAGCAGGGACAGCTCGCTCACTGGCATCAATGAGTTTGCGTCCTCATTAGGAACCTCCTACATAGACAGTGTGCTCATAGACTGCTACACAGGTCCGCAGACTCCACAGGCCCTGGCCCCAAGTGCCACCAGCATACCCCTGCCTCCAGGGGATTCACCTCCTCCTGACAAGTCCACACAGGCAGCAAGGAACCATCCTGAAGGACAGACCCAGGCTGATGTGGGGTCTCATCCAGCTGGGAATGCTCAGGATGCAGAAGGGTCTGAGCTTGAAGGAGATGCACAATCTCAAGGGGTACCTCAGGTAACAGCTGGGGCTCAGCCTGGTGCAGGGTTGCATCGAGGCTCTAATGCTGGCATCCTGAAACGACCTCAGAGTCTTGCACTGATGGAGGAGCCCATGGCAACCCAGATTATTGGGCTGGAGAATGGACGCAGGAGAACTGTGACTTTTAGCCAGCAG GTTGCAAACATTTTGCTGAATGGAGTGCGCTATGAGAGCGATCTAAGTGAGAATGTGGAGACAGCAGAATCCCAAATGTCAATGAAGCTGCTGTGTATAGCCATCTACAGGATGCCTCCTTCTCTGCGGAGTTTATGCACTAATCATTTTTTAG GCTGGTTGTCATTTGAAGGCATGCTTCTCTTTTATACTGACTTCATGGGAGAGGTTGTATTTGAAGGAGACCCCAAAGCACCCCATGACTCTGAGGCATACCAACGCTACAATGCTGGGGTCAGCATGGGCTGCTGGGGCATGTGCATCTATGCATTCAGTGCTGCTTTCTACTCAG CCATATTGGAGAAACTAGAGGAGCGTTTCTCTCTTCGCACTCTATATTTTTTTGCCTACTTGGCATTTGGTTTGGGCACAGGCCTCGCAACATTATCCACCAACCTCTACGTGGTACTTTCTCTCTGTGTCACCTACGGGGTGCTCTTCTCCTCATTATGTACACTGCCTTACTCTCTGCTGTGTGAATACTACCAGTGCCCTCAG TTTTGTGGGTCGTCAGAGGAGGGGACCAGACGAGGGATGGGGGTGGACATCTCTCTGCTCAGCTGCCAGTACTTCCTGGCTCAGATCCTGGTCTCTGTGGCGATGGGTCCTCTGACCTCACTG GAAGAGGAGAAGTTGAAACTGGGGTGTGAATCAGCATACAGTCGGAAACCGATCAAAACAGAAGAGCTGCAATCAGAAGACTCATGTGAACTGTGGGTAACCCTGAAGATGGACAACATTAAAaagacggggggggggggggggggggtaaagaCTGTGGGGTATTCACAGAGCCAGCAGCAAGTGCTTCTTGACAACATTAGGGCGCATGCTTAA
- the prxl2b gene encoding prostamide/prostaglandin F synthase — MATVDLAKVGKNLLKSSDTGEAVELQSLWQDQPVVVFFLRRFGCQVCRWMASEISKLEPDLKASGVLLVGVGPEEFGLQDFKAGGFFKGPIYVDEQKKCYKDLGFKRYTALSLVPAALGKKVRDISSKASAAGIQGNFSGDLLQSGGMLIVAKGGEKVLLHFIQDSPGDLVPLEDISKALGISATVKEGQRPVCNDDVCTR, encoded by the exons ATGGCAACTGTTGACCTGGCTAAAGTTGGAAAGAACTTACTGAAGAGCTCTGACACTGGAGAG gCAGTAGAGCTCCAGTCTCTGTGGCAGGACCAACCGGTGGTCGTTTTCTTCCTGCGCAGGTTTGGTTGTCAGGTGTGTCGATGGATGGCGTCAGAGATCAGCAAACTGGAGCCTGACCTGAAAGCCAGTGGGGTCTTACTGGTGGGAGTTGGACCAGAAGAGTTTGGGTTGCAGGACTTTAAGGCTGGAGGGTTTTTTAAAGGAC ccaTTTATGTGGATGAACAAAAGAAGTGTTACAAGGATTTGGGTTTCAAACG gTACACAGCTTTAAGTTTGGTTCCAGCTGCTTTGGGGAAGAAAGTACGAGACATATCTTCAAAG GCAAGTGCTGCAGGAATCCAGGGAAACTTTTCTGGAGATCTGCTCCAAAGTGGAGGCATGCTCATTGTGGCAAAAG gtGGAGAAAAGGTGTTGCTACATTTTATCCAGGATTCACCTGGAGACCTCGTTCCTCTGGAGGACATCTCTAAAGCTCTTGGTATCTCAGCCACTGTAAAGGAAGGACAGAGGCCAGTG TGCAATGATGATGTTTGTACACGATGA
- the slc45a1 gene encoding proton-associated sugar transporter A isoform X3 produces the protein MTSRPVYSGLRGMSSPGMGTPSDPLLASPGGRSSTAQEGIWRSSLPKTASFPTSTTRHLSHRANNFQRQPKRRKLIRPSPPPPPNTPCPLDQLDLSELPPRRTFQELLFNGCILFGIEFSYAMETAYVTPVLLQMGLPDQFYSLVWFISPILGFLVQPLIGAWSDRCTSRFGRRRPFIFALAVGALVGLTLVLNGRDIGGALADTASNHKWGIVLTVCGVVLMDFSADSADNPSHAYMMDVCSPEDQDRGLNIHALLAGLGGGFGYIVGGINWDQTQFGRSMGGQLRVIYLFTSITLVIATALTLMSIPERPLPKSQTNKASSKNHLKSPSLPLPPSPPIPPGAALGLDEEDEEGLYSYNFSKSHPGNPDLLAHSCSANARLCAGLTSPISPLSPLTPKYGSFISRDSSLTGINEFASSLGTSYIDSVLIDCYTGPQTPQALAPSATSIPLPPGDSPPPDKSTQAARNHPEGQTQADVGSHPAGNAQDAEGSELEGDAQSQGVPQVTAGAQPGAGLHRGSNAGILKRPQSLALMEEPMATQIIGLENGRRRTVTFSQQVANILLNGVRYESDLSENVETAESQMSMKLLCIAIYRMPPSLRSLCTNHFLGWLSFEGMLLFYTDFMGEVVFEGDPKAPHDSEAYQRYNAGVSMGCWGMCIYAFSAAFYSAILEKLEERFSLRTLYFFAYLAFGLGTGLATLSTNLYVVLSLCVTYGVLFSSLCTLPYSLLCEYYQCPQFCGSSEEGTRRGMGVDISLLSCQYFLAQILVSVAMGPLTSLVGGAQGVMYFASLMSFVGCLYSSLCVVYQLPPPEGEPPESETQPLLVHI, from the exons ATGACCAGCCGCCCCG TGTACTCTGGCTTGAGAGGGATGTCGTCTCCAGGCATGGGCACCCCCAGTGACCCCCTCTTGGCCAGTCCAGGAGGGAGGTCATCCACAGCTCAAGAGGGTATTTGGAGGAGCTCTCTACCCAAAACTGCCAGCTTCCCAACATCCACCACACGGCATCTCAGTCACAGAGCTAACAACTTCCAAAGACAGCCAAAGCGTAGGAAGCTGATACGACCTtcaccccctcccccacccaACACACCCTGCCCCCTTGACCAGCTGGACCTCAGTGAGCTTCCCCCGAGACGTACCTTCCAAGAGCTGCTCTTCAACGGCTGCATCCTGTTTGGTATTGAATTTAGCTATGCCATGGAAACGGCTTATGTGACTCCTGTGCTCTTACAGATGGGGCTGCCTGATCAATTCTACAGCTTGGTGTGGTTTATTAGTCCCATTCTCG GATTCCTCGTTCAGCCTCTCATAGGAGCATGGAGTGATCGTTGTACATCCCGGTTTGGGCGAAGGAGaccttttatttttgctttagcTGTAG GAGCTTTGGTTGGTCTCACCCTGGTGCTAAATGGACGGGACATTGGGGGTGCCTTGGCTGACACAGCATCAAATCACAAGTGGGGAATTGTCCTGACAGTGTGTGGTGTGGTTCTGATGGACTTCAGTGCCGACTCAGCCGACAACCCAAGCCACGCTTACATGATGGATGTTTGCAGCCCAGAGGACCAGGACCGGGGTCTGAACATTCATGCATTACTAGCAG GACTAGGAGGAGGATTTGGTTATATTGTAGGTGGCATCAACTGGGACCAGACACAGTTTGGAAGGTCAATGGGGGGTCAGCTGCGGGTCATATACTTGTTTACGAGTATCACTTTGGTGATCGCAACAGCCTTGACTCTGATGAGTATCCCTGAGAGGCCCTTACCAAAGAGCCAAACAAACAAAGCCTCCAGTAAAAACCATCTGAAAAGCCCCAgtctccctcttcctccctctcctcctatCCCCCCTGGTGCGGCTCTAGGACTGGATGAGGAAGACGAAGAAGGCCTTTACAGCTACAATTTTTCAAAGTCCCACCCAGGTAATCCTGACCTTTTGGCCCATTCTTGCAGTGCTAATGCACGTCTATGTGCTGGCCTCACTAGCCCCATATCGCCCCTAAGCCCCCTCACTCCAAAATATGGCAGCTTTATAAGCAGGGACAGCTCGCTCACTGGCATCAATGAGTTTGCGTCCTCATTAGGAACCTCCTACATAGACAGTGTGCTCATAGACTGCTACACAGGTCCGCAGACTCCACAGGCCCTGGCCCCAAGTGCCACCAGCATACCCCTGCCTCCAGGGGATTCACCTCCTCCTGACAAGTCCACACAGGCAGCAAGGAACCATCCTGAAGGACAGACCCAGGCTGATGTGGGGTCTCATCCAGCTGGGAATGCTCAGGATGCAGAAGGGTCTGAGCTTGAAGGAGATGCACAATCTCAAGGGGTACCTCAGGTAACAGCTGGGGCTCAGCCTGGTGCAGGGTTGCATCGAGGCTCTAATGCTGGCATCCTGAAACGACCTCAGAGTCTTGCACTGATGGAGGAGCCCATGGCAACCCAGATTATTGGGCTGGAGAATGGACGCAGGAGAACTGTGACTTTTAGCCAGCAG GTTGCAAACATTTTGCTGAATGGAGTGCGCTATGAGAGCGATCTAAGTGAGAATGTGGAGACAGCAGAATCCCAAATGTCAATGAAGCTGCTGTGTATAGCCATCTACAGGATGCCTCCTTCTCTGCGGAGTTTATGCACTAATCATTTTTTAG GCTGGTTGTCATTTGAAGGCATGCTTCTCTTTTATACTGACTTCATGGGAGAGGTTGTATTTGAAGGAGACCCCAAAGCACCCCATGACTCTGAGGCATACCAACGCTACAATGCTGGGGTCAGCATGGGCTGCTGGGGCATGTGCATCTATGCATTCAGTGCTGCTTTCTACTCAG CCATATTGGAGAAACTAGAGGAGCGTTTCTCTCTTCGCACTCTATATTTTTTTGCCTACTTGGCATTTGGTTTGGGCACAGGCCTCGCAACATTATCCACCAACCTCTACGTGGTACTTTCTCTCTGTGTCACCTACGGGGTGCTCTTCTCCTCATTATGTACACTGCCTTACTCTCTGCTGTGTGAATACTACCAGTGCCCTCAG TTTTGTGGGTCGTCAGAGGAGGGGACCAGACGAGGGATGGGGGTGGACATCTCTCTGCTCAGCTGCCAGTACTTCCTGGCTCAGATCCTGGTCTCTGTGGCGATGGGTCCTCTGACCTCACTGGTGGGTGGGGCTCAGGGAGTGATGTATTTTGCAAGCCTGATGTCATTCGTGGGCTGCCTGTACTCCTCTCTCTGCGTGGTGTACCAGCTGCCCCCCCCTGAGGGTGAGCCCCCCGAAAGCGAGACCCAGCCACTATTGGTGCACATCTAG